The DNA window CCCACGCATGGGCCCAGAGCTGGCCTTGGAGCCCACGACAAGGGCACCCCGCCCCTGAAAGCTCTTAGCTGGGACCCCCCCGCAGGCCACACCACACCTTcccgttgctgctgctgctgctgctgctgttgctgctgctgctgggggggtggcgggggctgCTGGGCCACCAGAGCAGGAGGCTGCGGGAACGCAGGTGCCACCAGGCTGTAGGCTGCTGGGTAAgctgctggggggcgggggttgtGGAGAACAGACAGAGTTGATGGGGTTCCTGAGATGCCCCTGCCCCCGGCCCTCCTGACCAACCCTGTCCCTCTGCCCATAGCCTGGCTGATGGAGCTGACAGGGATGAGAGGTGTCAGAGGAGGGCTGCCTCAGACCATGCCCATAAAGGTGTGTCCTTGCAGGTCTGGCCTGAGGTCAGTCTGGGGGGGTGACTGGCAGAAAGCAGGAAGCCCACGCCTCTTTTCCTCTCGCCAACCCTTCCACCCTGGCTGAGGCCGGGGCTCCTCACCTGTATAGTGCTGCATCCCCGCGTAGGCCTGCTGCAGGGGGTCCACGGGGGCCGCGGGGCTCTGGGCTGTGGAGAGCAGCACCGACCATGAGAGTGGGGCTCAGAGGCAGCGGGGAGCCCCACCTGTGCTTCTGGGAGCCGAGGCCAGGCAGGTGGGGAGGAGAACATCATGGGAGGGCAGGGGGGTGAACCGACAGGGTGGACATGCACCGAGTCGCGGGCAGAGGGGAGAGCCTGGCATCAGCAAGACTTGAGTCGTGGCTGGCTATGCCACCTTGGACAAGTTGCCTCGCCTCTCTATGCCTCCGCTTCCCTGGCCGAGACGGGGAAGGAACATCCCTGCCCCGAGTGACAGAGCAGGAGGAAGCGCCTTGTCACCTCGGAGTCGGGAGAGGAAAGGGGGTCTGACTGCCTACAGTCAGTGGTGGGGGGGATGGCTGCTGGGGAGCGCAGTGGGTGGGCGGGCAGAGAACCCCACCTGGGTAGGGGTGAACCCCGTTGGGATATAGAGCGTCAGGGGCAGGCTGCCCGGTGGGCTGGGTGGGCACTGGGCTATAGCCGTTGACGCCCAGGGCAGCAGGGATGGCAGAGACGGGTGTGGCAGCGATGGCAGGAGGCGTGCTGGTTCCTGGGGAGgagaaagcagcagagacaggGCAGAGaagcagatacacacacacacagaggcagagaaacGGTCAACAAGtctggaggcagaggggaggaagcAGGCTACTGTCTGACCCCTGACCCCTCCCAGACCCCACGCTTTTCCGAGCAATGCCCGGAGACCCCTCTCCACCTCCACCATGTGGAAGCTCCCGTGACCTGCCTCCTGCacgccagcccagcccagccctgcctggaccTTACCTGAGGAAGGGGTGATGGGGGTGGCAATGAGGCCGTTGGCATTGATGGCGGCCATGTGCTGCATCTGCACGGCAGCCATGGTGGCCATGGGGCTGAGGTAGGCACTATGAGCCGCTACCAGGGCCGCCTGCTGCTGCATCAGCTGGGAACAGAGGAAGAGAGGCGAGTGGGGCCCCTGCACCCTGGCCCGGCTCCCCTCTCCACCCTGGGCCTTggcactggggggtgggggcaggacccTGGAGGGAGATGCTCACGGCCTGGGTGTAGGCGCTGTAGGCGCCAAACTGGAGAGCGATGGGGCTGAACATGCCCAGCTGGGTGGCCACCTGCTGCATTCGGCGGAGACCGCGCTCCTTCTCCGTGTCGGCAAACTTCACcaccaggctggatgaggcaccCTGAGCACGGCCCCACACGTGGTGAGAGGGATGGAGTCAACGTCTCTCCTCCCCAGAACCTTTAGGACCTGGCCTCAGTTCCACCATTCCTGGCTTGGCCTCTTTGGGAGGGCAGCCATCAGAGCGCCGATGTCAAGTGGGGAGGCTTTCATCCTGCCCTCCCCCCATGACAGGTTGTGCAAGAGACTAGGAAAAGTCGAGGAATACAAAACCATGTGCTGGAAAGGGGAAGATGCTCCCAGAATGCAAAGGGCACTCCTGGCCTCTGCATACAGATCCTGAGCAGGAAATCATCCCCAGGGTGGATCAGCTACAGCAAATGTTTAATCTCAAGCTCATCTTGCCTTGTAGCTACCCCCCGTGTCCTTGTAGCTGCTCCCCCGTGTCCCAGTCCTCACGGTGTCCTCAGGGGACACAGCTCGACATTGAATACCAGTCTACGCTATTAGTAAATAAAAACTAGCCTGGAACATTTGAAGGATCCTTGTAGAATCCTGGGCTCTGGAACACATTTCTCTATCTGATGCTGTATCCTCTAGCCCAGGTGCCTGCTAAGTGCCTGCTTGCCCAGCCTTTGCTGGAGAACCTGATGGAGTTTGGGGAAACCAAACTCCAAACTTCCTCAGGAGCTAGCTAGTTCCTTTTGAGGGGTTTGCTCTGCTGGGGAGCCCTAATCCACTGCTAACgtgaggggagagggtggggcagcAGGATGAAGGTGCGGAGGGCACGTGGGGCTGGGCCGCTAAGCAAGTGTCCTGATACCCAGCCAATGAGGGAGGGGGAtgtgggggggaggagggagaagaggtgaaAAGTGAAGAGGGCTGAGGGCtggatgaggctggagaggagggCAAGGGCTTTTGGACCGAAGATGGGGGATGGGCATGGGGACAAGGGGCAGGGAGATGGTCTTTCCAAGGGGAAGCTGTCCCCAAGAGGTTTGATTCTTCTGctagaaaattctttttaaagaaattcaaagatCCTATCCAGAAGGACTGCCCTCTCTGAGCCAGGGTCTGGTGTGGGCCCAGTGAGGCTGCAAGAGGCCTGAGGGCTAGGGCAGTGGTGGGACTTACCGGCAGGGTCCGGCTGCTGTGAAGGGTGTTGATGGCCGCCTGGGCCTCAGCGTGGGTCTGGAACTTCACGAAGGCGCAGCCTGAAGagtccaagagggaggagaaatGGGTGAGTGCTCACCCTGGGGGTGGTGCCCCCATAGTCCCCATCGCCCATGGAACCAGTGGGGCAGGGGTGTCGGCGGGCTACCTTTGCTGGTGCCGTCTGAGCCCCGGAGCACAGTgaccagtgggggagggggaggcggcggcgggcCCGCGGGCAGGGGGAGGCGGCGGGCTACCTTTGCTGGTGCCGTCTGGGCCCCGGAGCACAGTAAccagtggggcagggggaggcggCGGCAGGCccggggggcaggggcagggggaggcggcggcgggcccgtggggaggggaggcggcggcgggcTACCTTTGCTGGTGCCGTCTGGGCCCCGGAGCACAGTgaccagtgggggagggggaggcggcggcgggcccggggggcaggggcagggggaggcggcggcgggcTACCTTTGCTGGTGCCGTCTGGGCCCCGGAGCACAGTAAccagtggggcagggggaggcggcggcgggccggggggcaggggcagggggaggcggTGGCGGGCCCGCGGGgaggggaggcggcggcgggcTACCTTTGCTGGTGCCGTCTGGGCCCCGGAGCACAGTGCACTCGTCTATGGTCCCGAAAGGCTCGAACATCTTCCGGACATCCTCATCTGTCTGCTGCTTCCCTAGCATCCCCACAAAGAGCTTCCGGTCTTCTGGCGGGGAGGGCATAGGAGGAGGGGCAGATTCAGGGCCTTGGGGGCACTTTCCCTGCCCTGCTGCAGCCTGGGACAGGCAGagaccccttcccttctccccttctcctgcgcTCTTCCCAGGGACTCCCATCGCCCTGGGACCAATGGCTCTAGAGTGTGAAACGGGGATGGTTGAGGGGAGCCTACAGTTACATAGAGAGGACACCCCGGTTCTGAAGGACTGccctgtgggcctcagttttgCCATCTCAGCAGTGGGCTGGATCACATCCCCTCTGGCCACCCTGACTCATGCCCATGTTTCCAAAGGTACAGAACCTACCTCCTCGGCTCTCGCTGTCGGCTGGCTTGACCTGGATTGGCCTGTTCAtctaaaggaaagaagagaaaggaactgCTGGGGACCACTTCTGACTGCCCCAGGCGCCCGCCCCAGGCCAGGACCTGCAGAGAGGCTAGAGGGAGTaagccccaggcccagccctctaaactgttggtgggaaggaagGGATGGGGTTCAATCTTTTTTGGGATTAGGACCCGAGGGGACTAGAGGTCGAGGAAGGAGAGGATGTGGAAGGAGGATGCTCGTGGGGCA is part of the Odocoileus virginianus isolate 20LAN1187 ecotype Illinois chromosome 5, Ovbor_1.2, whole genome shotgun sequence genome and encodes:
- the CELF3 gene encoding CUGBP Elav-like family member 3 isoform X1 — translated: MKEPDAIKLFVGQIPRHLEEKDLKPIFEQFGRIFELTVIKDKYTGLHKGCAFLTYCARDSALKAQSALHEQKTLPGMNRPIQVKPADSESRGEDRKLFVGMLGKQQTDEDVRKMFEPFGTIDECTVLRGPDGTSKGCAFVKFQTHAEAQAAINTLHSSRTLPGASSSLVVKFADTEKERGLRRMQQVATQLGMFSPIALQFGAYSAYTQALMQQQAALVAAHSAYLSPMATMAAVQMQHMAAINANGLIATPITPSSGTSTPPAIAATPVSAIPAALGVNGYSPVPTQPTGQPAPDALYPNGVHPYPAQSPAAPVDPLQQAYAGMQHYTAAYPAAYSLVAPAFPQPPALVAQQPPPPPQQQQQQQQQQQQQREGPDGCNIFIYHLPQEFTDSEILQMFVPFGHVISAKVFVDRATNQSKCFGFVSFDNPASAQAAIQAMNGFQIGMKRLKVQLKRPKDANRPY
- the CELF3 gene encoding CUGBP Elav-like family member 3 isoform X3, whose amino-acid sequence is MKEPDAIKLFVGQIPRHLEEKDLKPIFEQFGRIFELTVIKDKYTGLHKGCAFLTYCARDSALKAQSALHEQKTLPGMNRPIQVKPADSESRGDRKLFVGMLGKQQTDEDVRKMFEPFGTIDECTVLRGPDGTSKGCAFVKFQTHAEAQAAINTLHSSRTLPGASSSLVVKFADTEKERGLRRMQQVATQLGMFSPIALQFGAYSAYTQALMQQQAALVAAHSAYLSPMATMAAVQMQHMAAINANGLIATPITPSSGTSTPPAIAATPVSAIPAALGVNGYSPVPTQPTGQPAPDALYPNGVHPYPAQSPAAPVDPLQQAYAGMQHYTAAYPAAYSLVAPAFPQPPALVAQQPPPPPQQQQQQQQQQQQQREGPDGCNIFIYHLPQEFTDSEILQMFVPFGHVISAKVFVDRATNQSKCFGFVSFDNPASAQAAIQAMNGFQIGMKRLKVQLKRPKDANRPY
- the CELF3 gene encoding CUGBP Elav-like family member 3 isoform X4; this encodes MNRPIQVKPADSESRGEDRKLFVGMLGKQQTDEDVRKMFEPFGTIDECTVLRGPDGTSKGCAFVKFQTHAEAQAAINTLHSSRTLPGASSSLVVKFADTEKERGLRRMQQVATQLGMFSPIALQFGAYSAYTQALMQQQAALVAAHSAYLSPMATMAAVQMQHMAAINANGLIATPITPSSGTSTPPAIAATPVSAIPAALGVNGYSPVPTQPTGQPAPDALYPNGVHPYPAQSPAAPVDPLQQAYAGMQHYTAAYPAAYSLVAPAFPQPPALVAQQPPPPPQQQQQQQQQQQQQREGPDGCNIFIYHLPQEFTDSEILQMFVPFGHVISAKVFVDRATNQSKCFGFVSFDNPASAQAAIQAMNGFQIGMKRLKVQLKRPKDANRPY
- the CELF3 gene encoding CUGBP Elav-like family member 3 isoform X2 → MKEPDAIKLFVGQIPRHLEEKDLKPIFEQFGRIFELTVIKDKYTGLHKGCAFLTYCARDSALKAQSALHEQKTLPGMNRPIQVKPADSESRGEDRKLFVGMLGKQQTDEDVRKMFEPFGTIDECTVLRGPDGTSKGCAFVKFQTHAEAQAAINTLHSSRTLPGASSSLVVKFADTEKERGLRRMQQVATQLGMFSPIALQFGAYSAYTQALMQQQAALVAAHSAYLSPMATMAAVQMQHMAAINANGLIATPITPSSGTSTPPAIAATPVSAIPAALGVNGYSPVPTQPTGQPAPDALYPNGVHPYPAQSPAAPVDPLQQAYAGMQHYTAYPAAYSLVAPAFPQPPALVAQQPPPPPQQQQQQQQQQQQQREGPDGCNIFIYHLPQEFTDSEILQMFVPFGHVISAKVFVDRATNQSKCFGFVSFDNPASAQAAIQAMNGFQIGMKRLKVQLKRPKDANRPY
- the CELF3 gene encoding CUGBP Elav-like family member 3 isoform X5 — translated: MNRPIQVKPADSESRGDRKLFVGMLGKQQTDEDVRKMFEPFGTIDECTVLRGPDGTSKGCAFVKFQTHAEAQAAINTLHSSRTLPGASSSLVVKFADTEKERGLRRMQQVATQLGMFSPIALQFGAYSAYTQALMQQQAALVAAHSAYLSPMATMAAVQMQHMAAINANGLIATPITPSSGTSTPPAIAATPVSAIPAALGVNGYSPVPTQPTGQPAPDALYPNGVHPYPAQSPAAPVDPLQQAYAGMQHYTAAYPAAYSLVAPAFPQPPALVAQQPPPPPQQQQQQQQQQQQQREGPDGCNIFIYHLPQEFTDSEILQMFVPFGHVISAKVFVDRATNQSKCFGFVSFDNPASAQAAIQAMNGFQIGMKRLKVQLKRPKDANRPY